From Triticum urartu cultivar G1812 chromosome 2, Tu2.1, whole genome shotgun sequence, a single genomic window includes:
- the LOC125541102 gene encoding ABC transporter G family member 53-like isoform X1 yields MIGNNMLRGISGGQKKRVTTAEMLVTPGRALFMDEISTGLDSSTTFQIVNSIRQTIHIIGGTAVIALLQPAPETYELFDDIILLSDGHVVYNGPRQYVLEFFEIMGFKCPKRKGVADFLQEVTSIKDQGQYWINNDETYRFVPVKEFAEAFQSFHVGQAIRSELVVPFDKDKSHPAALKKSQYGASMKELLKANINREILLMKRNSFLYIFKATQLTLLAIIAMTVFLRINMHRDSVTDGGIYMGAIFFGILMIMFNGFAEVGLTTIKLPVFFKQRDLLFFPAWIYSLTSWIIKTPLSLLNATIWVGITYYGIGFDPNIQRFFRQLLLLFLVNEAFSGLFRFVAGLARHHVIANTIASFCMLNFMLTGGFVMARDNVKNLWIWGYWISPLMYAQNALSVNEFLGHSWNKTTPSFKRPLGRLVLESRGIFPNTKWYWIGAGALLGYVLLFNILYSVCLTFLNPFDNNEPTVSEETLKIKQANLIGELLEASSGGWVNNSTMASRDTADGSNDKSNSDHTTMNSIPGKKGMVLHFVPLSVTFDDIKYSVDMPEEIKAQGVVESRLELLKGVSGSFRPGVLTALMGVSGAGKTTLMDVLVGRKTSGYIEGNITISGYPKKQETFARVSGYCEQNDIHSPNVTVYESLAFSAWLRLPANVESSTRKMFIDEVMELVELNPLKHALVGLPGVSGLSTEQRKRLTIAVELVANPSIVFMDEPTSGLDARAAAIVMRAIRNTVDTGRTVVCTIHQPSIDIFESFDELFLMKRGGEEIYVGPLGRHSCELIQYLEAIENIRKIKDGHNPATWMLEVTSTTQEHITGINFSHVYKNSELYRRNKKLIKELSTPPEGSSDLSFPTQYSQNFITQSFACLWKQSLSYWRNPPYTVVKYFYTIVLALLFGTIFWGIGRKRHNQQDLFNAMGSMYSAILFMGVQNSTSIQPVVAVERTVFYRESAARMYSPLPYALGQVVIELPYILVQSLIYGILVYAMIGFEWTIAKFFWYLFFMYFTLAYFTFYGMMSMGLTSNYNVASIASAAFYALWNLFSGFIIPRTRIPIWWRWYYWLNPIAWTLNGLVTSQFGDVTEEFDNGVRVSEFVESYFGYHQDFLWAVANVVVLFAVLFAFLFGLSIKLFNFEKR; encoded by the exons ATGATAGGAAACAATATGTTGCGAGGCATATCAGGAGGGCAAAAAAAGAGAGTAACTACAG CTGAGATGCTCGTCACACCCGGACGAGCCCTTTTCATGGACGAGATATCAACTGGACTTGATAGCTCGACAACCTTCCAGATTGTGAACTCCATCCGACAAACAATCCACATTATTGGTGGAACAGCAGTCATTGCCTTGCTACAACCTGCACCAGAGACATATGAATTATTTGATGATATAATTCTCCTTTCAGATGGTCATGTTGTCTATAATGGCCCTCGACAATATGTTCTCGAGTTCTTTGAAATAATGGGATTCAAATGTCCCAAGCGAAAAGGCGTAGCTGACTTCCTGCAAGAA GTTACATCAATAAAAGATCAAGGACAATACTGGATAAACAATGATGAGACATACAGATTTGTTCCGGTCAAGGAGTTTGCGGAGGCATTTCAATCTTTCCACGTTGGTCAAGCTATAAGGAGTGAGTTAGTTGTGCCATTTGACAAGGACAAAAGTCATCCCGCAGCTCTGAAAAAATCACAATACGGTGCCAGCATGAAGGAACTACTCAAAGCTAATATCAACAGAGAGATATTGCTCATGAAGAGGAATTCCTTTTTGTATATATTCAAGGCAACCCAG TTGACACTCTTGGCGATCATTGCAATGACCGTATTTCTGCGCATCAATATGCATCGTGACTCGGTAACAGATGGAGGGATATACATGGGTGCTATCTTCTTTGGGATCTTGATGATAATGTTCAATGGGTTTGCAGAAGTAGGTCTAACTACTATAAAGCTCCCGGTTTTTTTCAAGCAACGAGATCTTCTCTTCTTTCCAGCATGGATATACTCGTTGACTTCATGGATCATTAAGACCCCCCTATCCTTGCTCAAtgcaacaatttgggttgggatAACATACTATGGTATCGGATTTGATCCCAACATACAAAG ATTTTTTAGACAGCTCCTACTGCTCTTCTTAGTGAACGAGGCATTTTCTGGACTCTTCCGCTTCGTTGCTGGCCTTGCAAGGCATCATGTTATTGCAAACACCATCGCTTCCTTCTGCATGTTAAATTTTATGCTCACTGGTGGATTCGTCATGGCAAGAG ACAATGTGAAGAATTTGTGGATATGGGGATACTGGATATCACCCCTGATGTATGCACAAAATGCCCTATCGGTGAATGAGTTCCTAGGTCATAGCTGGAACAAG ACAACCCCCAGTTTCAAAAGACCACTTGGAAGACTAGTTCTGGAATCTCGAGGGATTTTTCCTAATACAAAGTGGTACTGGATTGGTGCTGGTGCCTTGCTCGGATATGTGCTACTATTTAATATCCTATACAGTGTTTGCCTCACATTCCTCAATC CATTTGACAACAACGAGCCAACAGTATCTGAAGAAACATTGAAGATAAAACAAGCCAATCTCATTGGTGAACTTTTAGAAGCATCATCGGGAGGATGGGTTAACAACAGTACAATGGCATCTAGAG ATACTGCAGACGGGAGCAATGACAAATCAAATTCTGACCACACAACTATGAATTCTATTCCAGGCAAGAAAGGAATGGTCCTACATTTTGTACCTCTCTCTGTCACATTCGATGATATAAAATACAGTGTAGACATGCCAGAG GAAATCAAAGCACAAGGTGTGGTGGAGAGCCGATTGGAATTACTAAAAGGTGTCAGTGGTTCATTTAGGCCAGGAGTACTCACAGCTCTTATGGGTGTAAGTGGTGCCGGTAAGACAACACTGATGGATGTGTTGGTTGGACGGAAGACCAGTGGATACATAGAGGGCAACATTACAATCTCCGGATATCCAAAGAAGCAAGAAACTTTTGCTCGTGTATCAGGTTACTGTGAGCAGAATGACATCCATTCACCAAATGTGACTGTGTATGAATCACTTGCATTCTCTGCATGGCTCCGATTACCTGCCAATGTTGAGTCCTCAACAAGAAAG ATGTTCATTGATGAGGTAATGGAGCTAGTGGAACTTAACCCCTTAAAACATGCATTGGTTGGATTACCTGGTGTGAGTGGATTGTCAACTGAGCAGAGGAAAAGGCTAACAATAGCAGTGGAGCTAGTTGCTAACCCTTCTATTGTTTTCATGGACGAACCAACATCTGGACTGGATGCACGGGCAGCAGCCATTGTCATGAGAGCAATAAGGAATACTGTAGATACAGGAAGGACTGTTGTTTGCACAATTCACCAACCGAGCATCGACATATTCGAGTCTTTTGATGAG CTCTTCCTGATGAAACGAGGAGGTGAAGAGATTTATGTAGGCCCACTAGGTCGACACTCGTGTGAATTGATCCAATATTTAGAG GCTATTGAAAATATCAGAAAGATTAAAGACGGACATAATCCTGCAACATGGATGCTGGAAGTTACCAGTACAACACAAGAACATATAACCGGGATTAACTTCAGTCATGTATACAAGAATTCTGAATTATATCG GAGGAACAAAAAATTAATAAAGGAGCTAAGCACACCTCCTGAAGGTTCAAGCGACCTATCCTTTCCAACCCAATACtcacaaaacttcatcacacagAGTTTTGCTTGCCTGTGGAAGCAAAGTTTGTCATACTGGAGAAACCCTCCATATACCGTTGTGAAGTACTTCTATACTATAGTACTTGCACTGTTGTTTGGGACAATATTCTGGGGTATTGGAAGAAAAAG ACACAATCAACAAGACTTATTCAACGCCATGGGATCCATGTATTCCGCAATTCTGTTCATGGGGGTGCAGAACTCTACCTCAATTCAGCCGGTTGTGGCTGTTGAGCGCACAGTCTTTTACAGGGAAAGTGCAGCTCGCATGTACTCACCTTTGCCATATGCATTGGGACAG GTTGTAATTGAACTTCCATATATCCTTGTCCAGTCCTTAATATATGGTATTCTAGTATATGCTATGATTGGGTTCGAGTGGACAATTGCCAAGTTCTTTTGGTACCTGTTCTTCATGTACTTCACTCTAGCTTACTTCACATTTTATGGAATGATGTCGATGGGACTGACCTCAAACTACAATGTTGCCTCTATTGCTTCTGCGGCGTTCTATGCTCTCTGGAACCTTTTCTCGGGATTTATTATACCAAGAACT AGAATCCCAATATGGTGGAGATGGTACTATTGGCTCAACCCTATTGCATGGACACTCAATGGTCTGGTCACTTCACAGTTTGGAGATGTAACAGAAGAGTTTGATAATGGAGTGCGAGTATCCGAGTTTGTAGAAAGCTACTTTGGGTACCATCAGGACTTCCTGTGGGCAGTCGCTAATGTGGTCGTCTTATTTGCTGTTCTCTTTGCTTTCCTTTTCGGACTCTCAATCAAGCTATTTAACTTCGAAAAGAGATAA
- the LOC125541102 gene encoding ABC transporter G family member 53-like isoform X2, with translation MIGNNMLRGISGGQKKRVTTAEMLVTPGRALFMDEISTGLDSSTTFQIVNSIRQTIHIIGGTAVIALLQPAPETYELFDDIILLSDGHVVYNGPRQYVLEFFEIMGFKCPKRKGVADFLQEVTSIKDQGQYWINNDETYRFVPVKEFAEAFQSFHVGQAIRSELVVPFDKDKSHPAALKKSQYGASMKELLKANINREILLMKRNSFLYIFKATQLTLLAIIAMTVFLRINMHRDSVTDGGIYMGAIFFGILMIMFNGFAEVGLTTIKLPVFFKQRDLLFFPAWIYSLTSWIIKTPLSLLNATIWVGITYYGIGFDPNIQRFFRQLLLLFLVNEAFSGLFRFVAGLARHHVIANTIASFCMLNFMLTGGFVMARDNVKNLWIWGYWISPLMYAQNALSVNEFLGHSWNKTTPSFKRPLGRLVLESRGIFPNTKWYWIGAGALLGYVLLFNILYSVCLTFLNPFDNNEPTVSEETLKIKQANLIGELLEASSGGWVNNSTMASRGKKGMVLHFVPLSVTFDDIKYSVDMPEEIKAQGVVESRLELLKGVSGSFRPGVLTALMGVSGAGKTTLMDVLVGRKTSGYIEGNITISGYPKKQETFARVSGYCEQNDIHSPNVTVYESLAFSAWLRLPANVESSTRKMFIDEVMELVELNPLKHALVGLPGVSGLSTEQRKRLTIAVELVANPSIVFMDEPTSGLDARAAAIVMRAIRNTVDTGRTVVCTIHQPSIDIFESFDELFLMKRGGEEIYVGPLGRHSCELIQYLEAIENIRKIKDGHNPATWMLEVTSTTQEHITGINFSHVYKNSELYRRNKKLIKELSTPPEGSSDLSFPTQYSQNFITQSFACLWKQSLSYWRNPPYTVVKYFYTIVLALLFGTIFWGIGRKRHNQQDLFNAMGSMYSAILFMGVQNSTSIQPVVAVERTVFYRESAARMYSPLPYALGQVVIELPYILVQSLIYGILVYAMIGFEWTIAKFFWYLFFMYFTLAYFTFYGMMSMGLTSNYNVASIASAAFYALWNLFSGFIIPRTRIPIWWRWYYWLNPIAWTLNGLVTSQFGDVTEEFDNGVRVSEFVESYFGYHQDFLWAVANVVVLFAVLFAFLFGLSIKLFNFEKR, from the exons ATGATAGGAAACAATATGTTGCGAGGCATATCAGGAGGGCAAAAAAAGAGAGTAACTACAG CTGAGATGCTCGTCACACCCGGACGAGCCCTTTTCATGGACGAGATATCAACTGGACTTGATAGCTCGACAACCTTCCAGATTGTGAACTCCATCCGACAAACAATCCACATTATTGGTGGAACAGCAGTCATTGCCTTGCTACAACCTGCACCAGAGACATATGAATTATTTGATGATATAATTCTCCTTTCAGATGGTCATGTTGTCTATAATGGCCCTCGACAATATGTTCTCGAGTTCTTTGAAATAATGGGATTCAAATGTCCCAAGCGAAAAGGCGTAGCTGACTTCCTGCAAGAA GTTACATCAATAAAAGATCAAGGACAATACTGGATAAACAATGATGAGACATACAGATTTGTTCCGGTCAAGGAGTTTGCGGAGGCATTTCAATCTTTCCACGTTGGTCAAGCTATAAGGAGTGAGTTAGTTGTGCCATTTGACAAGGACAAAAGTCATCCCGCAGCTCTGAAAAAATCACAATACGGTGCCAGCATGAAGGAACTACTCAAAGCTAATATCAACAGAGAGATATTGCTCATGAAGAGGAATTCCTTTTTGTATATATTCAAGGCAACCCAG TTGACACTCTTGGCGATCATTGCAATGACCGTATTTCTGCGCATCAATATGCATCGTGACTCGGTAACAGATGGAGGGATATACATGGGTGCTATCTTCTTTGGGATCTTGATGATAATGTTCAATGGGTTTGCAGAAGTAGGTCTAACTACTATAAAGCTCCCGGTTTTTTTCAAGCAACGAGATCTTCTCTTCTTTCCAGCATGGATATACTCGTTGACTTCATGGATCATTAAGACCCCCCTATCCTTGCTCAAtgcaacaatttgggttgggatAACATACTATGGTATCGGATTTGATCCCAACATACAAAG ATTTTTTAGACAGCTCCTACTGCTCTTCTTAGTGAACGAGGCATTTTCTGGACTCTTCCGCTTCGTTGCTGGCCTTGCAAGGCATCATGTTATTGCAAACACCATCGCTTCCTTCTGCATGTTAAATTTTATGCTCACTGGTGGATTCGTCATGGCAAGAG ACAATGTGAAGAATTTGTGGATATGGGGATACTGGATATCACCCCTGATGTATGCACAAAATGCCCTATCGGTGAATGAGTTCCTAGGTCATAGCTGGAACAAG ACAACCCCCAGTTTCAAAAGACCACTTGGAAGACTAGTTCTGGAATCTCGAGGGATTTTTCCTAATACAAAGTGGTACTGGATTGGTGCTGGTGCCTTGCTCGGATATGTGCTACTATTTAATATCCTATACAGTGTTTGCCTCACATTCCTCAATC CATTTGACAACAACGAGCCAACAGTATCTGAAGAAACATTGAAGATAAAACAAGCCAATCTCATTGGTGAACTTTTAGAAGCATCATCGGGAGGATGGGTTAACAACAGTACAATGGCATCTAGAG GCAAGAAAGGAATGGTCCTACATTTTGTACCTCTCTCTGTCACATTCGATGATATAAAATACAGTGTAGACATGCCAGAG GAAATCAAAGCACAAGGTGTGGTGGAGAGCCGATTGGAATTACTAAAAGGTGTCAGTGGTTCATTTAGGCCAGGAGTACTCACAGCTCTTATGGGTGTAAGTGGTGCCGGTAAGACAACACTGATGGATGTGTTGGTTGGACGGAAGACCAGTGGATACATAGAGGGCAACATTACAATCTCCGGATATCCAAAGAAGCAAGAAACTTTTGCTCGTGTATCAGGTTACTGTGAGCAGAATGACATCCATTCACCAAATGTGACTGTGTATGAATCACTTGCATTCTCTGCATGGCTCCGATTACCTGCCAATGTTGAGTCCTCAACAAGAAAG ATGTTCATTGATGAGGTAATGGAGCTAGTGGAACTTAACCCCTTAAAACATGCATTGGTTGGATTACCTGGTGTGAGTGGATTGTCAACTGAGCAGAGGAAAAGGCTAACAATAGCAGTGGAGCTAGTTGCTAACCCTTCTATTGTTTTCATGGACGAACCAACATCTGGACTGGATGCACGGGCAGCAGCCATTGTCATGAGAGCAATAAGGAATACTGTAGATACAGGAAGGACTGTTGTTTGCACAATTCACCAACCGAGCATCGACATATTCGAGTCTTTTGATGAG CTCTTCCTGATGAAACGAGGAGGTGAAGAGATTTATGTAGGCCCACTAGGTCGACACTCGTGTGAATTGATCCAATATTTAGAG GCTATTGAAAATATCAGAAAGATTAAAGACGGACATAATCCTGCAACATGGATGCTGGAAGTTACCAGTACAACACAAGAACATATAACCGGGATTAACTTCAGTCATGTATACAAGAATTCTGAATTATATCG GAGGAACAAAAAATTAATAAAGGAGCTAAGCACACCTCCTGAAGGTTCAAGCGACCTATCCTTTCCAACCCAATACtcacaaaacttcatcacacagAGTTTTGCTTGCCTGTGGAAGCAAAGTTTGTCATACTGGAGAAACCCTCCATATACCGTTGTGAAGTACTTCTATACTATAGTACTTGCACTGTTGTTTGGGACAATATTCTGGGGTATTGGAAGAAAAAG ACACAATCAACAAGACTTATTCAACGCCATGGGATCCATGTATTCCGCAATTCTGTTCATGGGGGTGCAGAACTCTACCTCAATTCAGCCGGTTGTGGCTGTTGAGCGCACAGTCTTTTACAGGGAAAGTGCAGCTCGCATGTACTCACCTTTGCCATATGCATTGGGACAG GTTGTAATTGAACTTCCATATATCCTTGTCCAGTCCTTAATATATGGTATTCTAGTATATGCTATGATTGGGTTCGAGTGGACAATTGCCAAGTTCTTTTGGTACCTGTTCTTCATGTACTTCACTCTAGCTTACTTCACATTTTATGGAATGATGTCGATGGGACTGACCTCAAACTACAATGTTGCCTCTATTGCTTCTGCGGCGTTCTATGCTCTCTGGAACCTTTTCTCGGGATTTATTATACCAAGAACT AGAATCCCAATATGGTGGAGATGGTACTATTGGCTCAACCCTATTGCATGGACACTCAATGGTCTGGTCACTTCACAGTTTGGAGATGTAACAGAAGAGTTTGATAATGGAGTGCGAGTATCCGAGTTTGTAGAAAGCTACTTTGGGTACCATCAGGACTTCCTGTGGGCAGTCGCTAATGTGGTCGTCTTATTTGCTGTTCTCTTTGCTTTCCTTTTCGGACTCTCAATCAAGCTATTTAACTTCGAAAAGAGATAA